The sequence ATCGCTCAACACGACGAACGGGGGGTGGGAATGGGTCTCTACGTCGAGACGCGGATCCGGGCCGGCATGGACGAACTCTGGGAGCGCAGCCAGGACCCGGCCCAGCACCGGCGGTGGGACCTGCGGTTCACCTCCATCGGTTACCTCCCGCGCGCCGAGGGCGAGCCCCAGCGGTTCCGGTACGCGACCCGCGTACTGCCGTTCCTCTCCGTCGACGGGACCGGGATCTCCGCCGGGGAACGCCACCGCCCCGACGGCACCCGGGTGTCGGCCCTGCGGTTCGCCTCGGAGCACCCGCTGTCGCTGCTCGCCGAGGGCAGCGGCTACTGGCGCTACGTCCCCGACGCCGACGGGATCCGCTTCCTCACCGGCTACGACTACCGGCCGCGCTGGGGTCGTTTCGGGGCCCTCGCCGACCGGCTGGTCCTGCGCCCCCTCATGGGCTGGGCCACCGCATGGTCCTTCGACCGGTTGCGGCTGTGGTGCGAGCGCGGGACCACCCCGGGCCGCGCCCTGGCCCGCGCGATCGGCGAGAGCGCCCTGCGCGCCCTGCTGTCGGTGGCCGCCCTGCTGTACGCGCCGCTGCCGATCGCCCTGTTCGTCCTGGCCGCCGCACTGCTGGTGCCCCCGCTGCCCGGCACCCCGGCCGCCCGCCGCTGCCTGCGCACCCCGCCCGGGCGGACCCCGGCCTCCGCGCCCCGCCTGCTGAGCACCCTGGAGCTGTCATGACCTCCATCTTCCGGGCCCACATGGGCGCCGAGTTCGACCGTCTGCACCCGCAGATCCAGCGCCGCTTCTCGGTGGGGCTCACGAGCGGCGAGGGCTGTGTCGGCCGCGGCACCATGGAGCGGATATGGCACGGCCCCGGTTATGTGAAGCCCTTCCTCCGGCTCGGCGGAACACGGAACATCCTGGTGCCGCGCGAGGGGCGCGACGTCCCCTTCGTCATCGAGAACCTCCCCTACCTCGACTCCTTCGGCCGCGAGACCGTCACCTTCGTCCGGACCTTCCAGCTGCCCGACGGGCCGCACCGGTTCGACGCCACCATGGTCCACAGCCCCGAACGCGACTGCGTCCTCGACTACCTGGGCACCCACCAGCACCTCGCCAGCGACCTCCACATGAGCGCCGAGCCCGACGGCTCGCTGCTCATCCGCTCCGGCGAACACCGCTTCCGTGAGGGCCCCGTCGACGTCCGCGTGCCCGACCTGATCGGCGGCGACGCCGAGGTCCGCGAGTCCTTCGACGACGCCACCGGCCGGTTCCGGATCCGGGTGCGCGTGGTCAACCGCCGCTTCGGACCGCTCTTCGGCTACGAGGGCTCCTTCACCGCGGAGTACGTCGACGCCCGCGAACAGTGGGCGACCGGCCTGTGCGGCGACCTGCGGCCGGTCCGCGAGGAGGCCCGGGCATGAGCGCCGCCACCAAGGAGAAGCTGCTCGAAGGAGCCCTGCGCACCCTGGCCGAGCAGGGCGTCGCCAAGGCCTCCGCACGCACCGTCGCGGCCACCGCCGGGGTGGGGCAGGGCCTGATCTTCTACCACTTCGGCTCCGTGGACGAGCTGCTCGCCGCGGCCTGCCGGTACGGCGCCGAGCAGCGCGTGGCCCGCTACCGCGACCGCCTCGCCGCCCTGGGCAGCCTCGCCGAACTGCTGGAGTTCGCCCGCGCCATGCACGAGGAGGAACGGGCCGCCGGGAACGTCGCCCTGCTCGGGCAGCTGCTGGCCGCCGGGCAGACCTCGCCCGTCCTCGCCGCCGCCACCGCCGACGGGCTCGGACTGTGGATCGAGGAGCTGGAGAAGGTCCTCACCCGGCTGCTGGCGGCGACCCCGCTGGAGGGGTACGCCGACCCGGCCGGGCTGGCCCGGGCCACGGCCGCCTCCTTCATCGGCATCGAGCTGTACGAAGGGGTCGACCCGCAGGGCGCCGGCAGCGCGCTCGCCGCGCTGGAACAGCTCGCCGGACTGGCCACGATGCTGGAAGGTCTCGGCTCCCTGAGCCAGCGCGTGGTGCGGCACGGCCTGCGGCGCGGCACCCGCTGAACCGGGCCGCACCGCCCGCGCCGCCGGAGCCACCCGCGCGCATCACCCGTACGGCCTACGGCGCCCGATCCGCGGAAGGACCGCCCGGTCGGCCGAGCCCCGTTCGACACGACCGAAGCTGTCACCTTTCGTAGGGATATCGGCCTCGGGATCGAGCATCGGGAGGGACCGTGGCGCCGGAAAGCTTCGACTACGAGACGCACAGCCGCCTCGCCGGTCCCCTCGCGCGACCGACCCCCGGCCCCGACGGCGTGTACCGGGTGGAGTACCGCTCCCTGCTCTCGCGCGAGGAGGTCCGCACCCGAATACGGGCGATCGCCCTCATGACCCTCGCCCCGGTGGCCGCGGCCGGACTGCTGCTCTACCTGGTCTGGCCCAGTCACTGGACCGTCCGGGAGGGCGCAGCCCGTTGGCTGGTCGTCCTCGATGCCACGATGCTCTGCTCCATCGCGCTGATCATGCTTTTCACCCTGGTCAACGTGGTGTCGATCGCCCACGCCACGATGGTCGCCCGCGACCCCGTCCCCGTACCGGCCGAGCCCGGCACCCGCGTCGCGTTCCTGACGACCTACGTCCCCGGCAAGGAACCCCTCGCCATGGTGCGGGCCACGCTCCAGGGCGCGCGGCGCGTGCGCCACGACGGGCCGCTGGACATATGGCTGCTGGACGAGGGCGACGACCCCGAGGCCCGGGCGCTGTGCGCGCGGCTCGGTGTACGGCATTTCACCCGCAAGGGCGTGCCCGAGTGGAACACGGCCCAAGGCCCCCACCGGGCGAGGACCAAGCACGGCAACTACAACTCCTGGCTGCTGCGGCACGGCGACGACTACGAGTTCTTCGCCTCCGTCGACACCGACCACGTCCCGCTCGCGAACTACCTGGAGCGGATGCTCGGATTCTTCCGCGACCCCGACGTCGCCTTCGTCGTCGGCCCCCAGGTCTACGGCAACTACACCGAGGCCGTCACCAAGGCCGCCGAATCCCAGCAGTACCTCTTCCACGCCCTGATCCAGCGCGCCGGCAACCGGTACGGCGCCCCGATGTTCGTCGGCACCAACAACGCCGTCCGGATCAGCGCCCTGCGGCAGATCGGCGGGCTCTACGACTCCATCACCGAGGACATGGCCACCGGCTTCGAGCTCCACCGCAGCAGGAACCCGGCCACGGGGCGGTTCTGGCGCTCCGTCTACACCCCCGACGTACTCGCCGTCGGCGAGGGCCCCGCCTCCTGGACCGACCTCTTCACCCAGCAGCTGCGCTGGTCGCGCGGCACCTACGAGACCTTGTTCAAGCAGTACCGCAAGAGCCTGTTCACGATGCCCGCCGGGCGCCGGCTCAACTACACGTTGATGCTCGTCTACTACCCGATGACCGCGGTGAACTGGCTGCTCGGCATCCTCAGCTGCGCCCTCTTCCTCTGGTTCGGCGCCTCCGGCACCCAGGTCTCCTCCAAGGTCTGGCTGATGCTCTACGCCGACGCGGCCGCCCTCCAGGTGGGCCTCTACCTGTGGAACCGCCGCCACAACGTCTCGCCCCACGAACCGGCGGGCTCCGGCGGCGTCGCGGGCATGGCCCTGTCCGCGGTCTGCGCGCCCGTCTACCTCAGGTCGCTCGGCTCGGCGGTGCTGCGCACCGAGGGCCGTTTCGTCGTCACCCCCAAGGGCGGGGACGCCAGCCCCGACCGGTTGGCGACCTTCCGCATCCACCTCTTCTGGGCCGCCGTCCTGATCGCCTCGCTGCTCGCGTCCGTCCGCTTCGAGCACACGCACGTCGCCATGCGCGTCTGGGCGGTGCTGGCCCTGGCCATCGCACTCGCCCCGCTCGCCGTGTGGTGCGTGACGCGCGGCCGACCGGGGTCCGGGGGCGGGACGGAACCGGGCTCCGAGCCGGGTGAGGAGCCGGCGTACGTCCAAGCGACAGGAGGGAACTGAGCATGGACTACCGGCCTTCGAAGAAGTTCAAGAAGACCGCCCTGGGCGCCGCGGCCGTGCTGGTGCTCGTCGCGCTCAACGCGCCCGCCGCGCTCTCCTTCGCCGAGGACAAGTACCACTCGTACAAGATCGGGCAGACCAGCTACCGGATCCAGTACGGGTCGTGGGGCCTGGTCGGGCTCCCCGAGGAGTACCGGATCAACGCCATGCACGCGGCCCTGCTGCACACGGGGAAGGTGCTGCTCATCGCCGGTAGCGGCAACAACCAGAAGAACTTCGACAAGGGCACCTTCGAGACCGTCCTGTGGAATCCCGAGGACAACAGCTTCAAGAAGATCCCGACCCCGGAGGACTTCTTCTGCGCCGGGCACAGCCAGCTGCCCGACGGGCGCCTGCTGGTGGCCGGCGGCACCGCCCGCTACGAGGTCCTGCACGGGAAGGTCACCCGGGCGGGCGGCCGGATGCGGGTCAAGAACGAGAACCCCGACAAGACCGTCAAGCTGCGCAAGGGCACCCGGTTCCGGTCCCCGTCCGGGGTGGAGTACGAGGCGAAGTTCGACGTGGTCGTGCCGAAGGCCAGGAAGAACTTCGAGATCACCTACGGGCGCGGCGGAAAGGCGATGCCCTGGCGGACCACCGTGGTCGCCGCCGAGTCACGGGTCTTCGTGGAGGCGGTGAAGCCCGGCGCCGCGGGGCTGACGACGGAGGCCGCGCAGTACGAGGTGGTCGGGCTGACCGGCAAGGACGCCGACAACGTCTACGGGCTCGCGGAGCGACTGAGCGCCGACAAACAGGACTTCCAGGGCATCAAGTCGGCGTACGAGTTCGACCCGGAGGCGGAGAAGTACCTCCGCGTCGACCCGATGAGCGACGCCCGCTGGTATCCGACGCTCGTGACCCTGGAGGACGGGCGGGTGCTCGCGGTCTCCGGCCTCAACGACGTGGGCGACGTGGTGCCCGGCGACAACGAGTACTACGACCCGCAGACCAAGAAGTGGTCGAAGGCTCCCTTCCACTACTTCCCGACCTATCCCGCGCTCTTCCTCATGCAGGGCGGCAAGCTCCTCTACACCGGCTCCAACGCGGGCTACGGCCCCAAGACCAAGGGGCGCGAGCCGGGTGTGTGGGACCTGGCGACCAACACGTTCGAGAAGGTGGGCGGGCTCGCCGAGCCGGACCGCATGGAGACCTCCTCCTCGCTCCTGCTGGCGCCCGCCCAGGACCAGAAGGTGATGGTCCTCGGCGGCGGCGGGGTCGGCGAGTCCAAGCTCTCCTCCGGCCGGACCGCGATCATCGACCTGAAGGAGGAGAACCCGGTCTTCCGGTCCTCGGCGCGGCTGCCCCGCGCCACCCGCTATCTGAGCAGCGTGCTGCTGCCGGACGACTCGGTCTTCACCACGGGCGGTTCCGCCGACTACCGCGGCCGCGGTGCCAGCGACATCCACAAGGCGCAGTTCTACTACCCGCGCACCGACTCCTTCGTGGCCGCCGCGGACCCGACCGTGGGCCGCAACTACCACTCCGAGGCGCTGCTGTTGCCGGACGGGCGGGTGGCGACCTTCGGCTCGGACCCGCTCTTCGCCGACAAGGACAACACCAGGCTGGGCAAGTTCGAGCACCGGATGGAGGTGTACTCGCCCCCGTACCTCTACCGGGACCCGGCCCGGCGGCCGGTCCTGGGCGACGGGCCCGAAGCGTTCGACGCGGCCGGGCGGGCCACCTTCGCCACCGCGGACCCGGAGCGGATCGCGCGGGCCCGCCTGATGCGACCGAGCGCGGTCACGCACACCACGGACGTGGAGCAGCGTTCGATCGAGCTCGGGCTGACCAAGGCGGACCGCTCGGTCACGGTCGAGGTGCCCCAGGACCCGACGCTGGTGCCGCCGGGCTGGTACATGCTGTTCGTGACCGACGCGGACGGGACGCCGTCGGTGGCGAAGTGGCTCCAGGTCAAGGCCCCGCGGCCGGCGGCCCCGTAGGGGGTGTCCGGGCCGCGTCCGGTCATTCGCGGGCGCGGCGGGCCAGCCCCAGGGCGTAGTCCGGCCACCAGGTGCCGGCCGACGGGCCGCCGCGGCAGGTCCCGTCGGACTCGCCGGGCCGCTTGACCCAGAGGTACGCGTCGACGAGCGGGTCGCCCGTCCGGTCGGTCGGCGGCGCCCCGAGGGCGCGGCCCGGCGGATTGCACCAGGCCTGGGCGCGGTCGCCGGGCAGTGGGCCGTCGCCGTTGCGGCTGGTGTCGATGACGAAGTGCTTGCCGCTGGTGCCCTGGGAGATCTTCGCGCCGTAGGCCCGGGCGGCCGCGTCGGGCTGGAAGTTGGAGACGTTGAGGGCGAAGCCGTCGGCGCGGGCGAGGCCCGCCTTGAAGAGGGGGTCGACGAGGTCCATCGGGTTGGGGATCCAGGCCGGGTTGCCGGCGTCCAGATAGACCTTGGTGTTGCGGTTCTTCTTCAGCCGGTCGACGGCCTCGGAGAGCAGTTGGTAGCGCTCGGCGTGGTGCTCGGGCCGGGTGCACCCGTCGATGATGTGCGCGATCGCGTCGGGCTCCAGGACGACGACGGCCTTGGTGTCCTCGATGTTGTCGGCGAAGGCGCCGATCCAGCTCCGGTAGGCGCGGGCGTCCGGGGCGCCGCCGGCCGAGTGCTGCCCGCAGTCCCGGTAGGGGATGTTGTACGCGGCGAGCAGCAGGGTCCGCCCGGTGGCCCGGGCCCCCGCCCGGGCCCGGCGGATCTCGGGACCGGGGTCGTCACCCGGCCCCCACAGGGTGAGCGGGCGGTCCGCGATCCGGCGCAGCACCTGGGCGTCGCTGTTGCGGCCGGCGGCCTCCCACGCGGCGACCTGCCGGGCGGCGTCGCTGTGCGGGTCCACCCAGAACGGGGACTCCTCGGCCGCGACGATGGGGGAGGGCGCCACGGGCGAGGCGGCGGGGGTGCCCGACTCGGGCGCGGGTTCACCGCCGCAGGCGGGGGCCGCGGCGAGGAGCGCGAGGAGGCCGAGGACGGGGGCGGTGGTGCGAAAACGCGGCCTGCGAGCGGCGGGGGGCATCCGGCTTCCTCGGGACGAAGGGTCGGGCAGCGGAGCAAGATACCGGGATATGTTGACATGTCGGGCAGTAGGCATGGCTGTGCGACACCGGGCGGCGGCGGGGCCACGGAGGCGGGCCGGGCGGGCGAGGTCCGGCGGGCCGGGCTCAGGGGGCGGGGTCGCCCGTGGTGAGGGCGATCGCCAGCGGGGTGCGCTCATAGCGGACCTGGTGGCCGTGACGGGCGGAGATGAGCAGTCCCGCCGCGTGCAGGACCCCCAGATGGGCCGAGACCGTGGACGGGGCCAGACCGAGCCGGTGGGCCAGCGCCGTGGTGGAGGCCGGCTCCTCCAGCGCGCACAGCACCTCGGCCCGGGCCCGGCCCAGCAGCCGGGCGAGCGCGTCCGGGGTGTTCTCCTGGGCCGGGGTCCACAGGGCGCCGACGCCACGCGCCGGATAGACGATGGTGGGCTGCCAGGGCGGGTCGAAGCCGCCCGCGATCCCCGGCCAGATGAAGGCGCTCGGCATCAGCAGCAGCCCCTGGCCGCCCAGGACGCGCTCGTGGTGACTGGGCCGCTCGATGGTCAGGGTGAGGGTGGCGGGATCCCAGGCGAGGCCCGGGTGCAGACCGTCGAAGAGCGACTGGAGCCCGCCGGCGGCCAGGCGCCGCGAGTGGAAGAGGATGTCCGCCTCCAGCAGGGCCCGCAGCCGCGGCCAGTGCGGCTCGATCAGCAGGCTCCAGGCCCGCTCCATCAGATCGGCCAGTTCGTGTACGGCCCGCGCCGGATCGGCGAGGAGGTGGCGGCCCGTATCGCTGTCGAGGGCGCCGGGCGTGCAGGCCAGCGACTTGCGCATGTCCTCGTGCGCCGCGGCCGGGTCCGCCCCGCGGATCAGCGCGAGCTCCTCCGCGAAGGAGACCCCCGGTCCGCTCGGCGGCGGGCCGATGAAGTCCGCGCTGTGCCCGCGGTGCGGCATCAGCAGCCACAACGGCCGCAGGTCCAACCCGTCGGCAGCGGCGCGGATCCCCCGCAGCCAGGGCAGGTGGTAGCCCTGCCGTTCCGTGAGCTTCAGGGTGCGGACCGCCTCCATCGTCTCCCACGCGGGCGACAGCGCGAACCGGCACCGCAGCAGATCCTCGTGCCCGAAGTAGTGGTGCAACCCCATCCCGGTGCTCCCTCCCCTTCCCCCGGACTTCCGCCGAGACAAGGACCGACAAGGACCGACAGGACTGACAGGACTGACAGGACTGACAGGACTGACAAGGACTCTGCCTCAACATTCGGCCACAGGCGAATCTCTGGGGCGCCGGCCCCGGGCCCGGGACGCTGGGCCCATGCCAGCCGACACCCAGGCGCCCGGGCGGTCCGCACCGCCCCCGGGCTACCGCTCCGTGTTCCGGGTCCGTGAGTTCCGTACCGTCTTCGCCGCACATCTGCTGTCCGTGTTCGGCGTGGTCGTCGCCGAGATCTCGCTGTCCGTCCTCGTCTACCGCACCACCGGCTCACCCCTGATGAGCGCGCTCACCTTCGCCCTCGGCTTCCTCCCGTACGTCCTCGGCGGCACCCTCCTCGCCGGGATCGCCGACCGCCACCCCGCCCGCCGGGTGCTCGTCACCTGCGACCTCGTCTGCGCGCTCTGCGCCGCCGCCATGGTGGCGCCGGGCACGCCCGTCGCCGTGCTCCTCGTCCTGCGCTGCGCCATGGCCTTCGTCGCGCCGCTGTTCCAGGGCACGCGCAACGCCTCCCTCTCCGACATCCTCGGCACCGGCGACGCCTTCGTCCTGGGCCGCTCGCTGCTGCGCATGGTGGCCCAGAGCGCCCAGCTCATCGGCTTCGGCCTCGGTGGGCTGCTGCTCACCGTGCTCGCGCCACGCGCCGCCATCGCCCTCACCGCCGCCGGCTTCCTCGGCTCCGCGCTGCTGCTGCGGCTGGGCACGCGCAGCCGACCCGCCCGCGGCGGCGCCCGTACCTCCCCGCTCGCCGGACTGCGCGCCGTCCTCGGCCGCCGCCGGCTGCGGGCGCTGATGCTGCTGTTCTGGCTGCCGCCCGTCTTCCTCGTCGTCCCCGAGGCGCTGCTCGCCCCGTACGCGGACGGCATCGGCGTCGGCACCGCCGCGCTGGGCCTGATGATGTGCGCCATGCCCGTCGGCACCATCGCCGGGGAACTCTGGGCGGGCTCCGCCCTCACCGCCCGCACGCGCTCGCGGATCGTGATCCCGCTCGCCTCCGCCGGGCTGCTGCCGCTCCTGCTCTTCGCCCTGCGGCCGGGCCTGCCCGTGGTCCTCGCCGCCCTGCTGCTCGCCGGGCTGGCCCACGCCTACACCCTCGGGCTGGACCAGTGGTACGTCGACGCCGTCCCCGACGAGCTGCGGGGCCGGGCCATGACCTTGCTCAGCACCGGCCTGATGACCCTCCAGGGAGTCGGCATGGCCCTGGCCGGGCTGGCGGCCGAATTCCGCCCGGTGCACGAGGTGGTCACCGGCGCCGGGGTCCTCGGAACCGGGGTCGTCCTGCTGCTCCTGGCCGAACTCCGGTCCGCCGTCCGGCAGGAGGAACGACTGAGGGATGAGACGGCCCTCGCCGTGAAGTGACCTCCCGGTAGGGTCGGACGCGTGCCCAAGCCGCTCAGCCTTCCCTTCGATCCCATCGCCCGCGCCGACGAGCTCTGGCAGCAGCGCTGGGGACCCGTGCCCTCGATGGCCGCGATCACCTCGATCATGCGCGCGCACCAGATCCTGCTCGGCGAGGTCGACGCGGTCGTCAAGCCGTACGGGCTCACCTTCGCCCGGTACGAGGCACTGGTGCTGCTCACCTTCTCCAAGGCCGGCGAACTGCCGATGTCCAAGATCGGCGAGCGGCTGATGGTCCACCCGACGTCGGTGACCAACACCGTGGACCGGCTGGTGAGGTCCGGACTGGTCGCCAAGCGGCCCAACCCGAACGACGGCCGCGGCACCCTCGCCTCCATCACGGAGAAGGGCCGCGAGGTCGTCGAGGCCGCCACGAAGGCCCTGATGGCCGTCGACTTCGGCCTCGGCGCGTACGACGCCGAGGAGTGCGGGGAGATCTTCGCGCTGCTGCGCCCGCTGCGGGTGGCCGCGGCGGACTTCCAGGACTAGGCCGTCTCTTTCGGATCATGCCGGGCCCCGGGGCCGCGTCAAGATCGAGCAAAACGGACGGCTAGGCTCGTCGGCATGAAACGAAGCGTGCTGACCCGCTACCGCGCCATGGCCTACGTGACCGCGGTCATGCTCCTGATCCTCTGTGCCTGCATGGTGGCGAAGTACGGCTTCGACACCGGCGCCGACCTGACCTTCGTGGTCTCGCAGGCCCACGGTGTGCTCTTCATGATCTATCTGGTCTTCGCCTTCGACCTGAGCTCCAAGGCCAGGTGGTCCTTCGGCAAGATGCTCTGGGTCATGCTCAGCGGAACGATTCCGGTGGCAGCCTTCTTCGTCGAGCGCAAGGTCCGCGCCGAGGTCGAACCGCTGGTCGACGACTCGCTCGCGACCGCCAAGGCCTGATCTCCGCCGCGTACGAGGCGAGCGTCACCCACCCCCGGGGCGACTCCCCGGGGGTTTGCCATCGACATTTACTAGGACGTCCTAGTAAATTCATGGGTATGGACGCTGACGCCATCGAGGAAGGCCGCCGTCGCTGGCAGGCCCGCTATGACAAGGCCCGCAAGCGCGAGGCAGACTTCACCACGCTCTCCGGCGACGAGGTCGAACCGGTCTACGGTCCCCGCCCCGGCGACGCGTACGAGGGCTTCGAGCGCATCGGGTGGCCGGGCGAGTACCCGTACACCCGCGGGCTCCACGCCACCGGGTACCGCGGGCGGACCTGGACCATCCGGCAGTTCGCCGGGTTCGGGAACGCCGAGCAGACCAACGAGCGCTACAAGATGATCCTGGCCGCCGGCGGCGGCGGGCTCTCCGTCGCCTTCGACATGCCGACCCTCATGGGGCGTGACTCCGACGACCCCCGCTCCCTGGGCGAGGTGGGCCACTGCGGGGTCGCCATCGACTCCGCCGCCGACATGGAGATCCTGTTCAAGGACATCCCGCTCGGTGACGTCACGACCTCGATGACGATCTCGGGTCCGGCCGTCCCCGCCTTCTGCATGTACCTGGTCGCCGCCGAACGGCAGGGCGTGGACCCCGCCGTCCTCAACGGCACGCTCCAGACCGATATCTTCAAGGAGTACATCGCCCAGAAGGAGTGGCTCTTCGAACCCGAGCCGCACCTTCGCCTCATCGGCGACCTCATGGAGTACTGCACGAAGGGCATCCCGGCCTACAAGCCGCTGTCCGTCTCCGGCTACCACATCCGCGAGGCCGGGGCCACGGCCGCGCAGGAGCTCGCGTACACCCTGGCCGACGGCTTCGGCTACGTGGAGCTGGGCCTCTCGCGCGGCATGGACGTCGACGCCTTCGCCCCCGGCCTGTCCTTCTTCTTCGACGCGCACCTCGACTTCTTCGAGGAGATCGCCAAGTTCCGCGCCGCGCGCCGGATCTGGGCCCGCTGGATGAAGGAGGTCTACGGGGCGAAGAGCGAGAAGTCCATGTGGCTGCGCTTCCACACCCAGACCGCCGGTGTCTCCCTGACCGCGCAGCAGCCGTACAACAACGTCGTGCGCACCGCTGTGGAGGCCCTCGCGGCCGTGCTCGGCGGCACGAACTCCCTGCACACCAACGCCCTGGACGAGACCCTCGCCCTGCCGAGCGAGCAGGCGGCCGAGATCGCCCTGCGCACGCAGCAGGTGCTGATGGAGGAGACCGGCGTCGCCAACGTGGCGGACCCGCTGGGCGGTTCCTGGTTCGTGGAGCAGCTCACCGACCGCATCGAGGCCGAGGCCGAGAAGATCTTCGAGCAGATCAAGGAGCGCGGCCTGCGCGCCCACCCGGACGGGCAGCACCCGATCGGGCCGATCACCTCGGGCATCCTGCGCGGCATCGAGGACGGCTGGTTCACCGGGGAGATCGCCGAGTCGGCCTTCCAGTACCAGCGGTCCCTGGAGAAGGGCGACAAGCGCGTCGTCGGCGTCAACGTGCACCACGGGTCGGTCACCGGGGACCTGGAGATCCTCCGGGTCAGCCACGAGGTGGAGACCGTCCAGGTGCGGGAGCTCGCGGCCCGCAAGGCCCGCCGCGACGACGTCAAGGTCGACGCGGCACTGAAGGCGATGCTGGACGCCGCCCGGGACGGGGCGAACATGATCCCGGCCATGCTGGACGCGGTGCGGGCCGAGGCCACGATGGGCGAGATCTGCAACGTCCTGCGCGACGAGTGGGGCACGTACACCGAGCCCCCGGGCTTCTGACCCACCGCCCGTAAAGGTGTGGAACGGCCGGTCATGGCGACCCTACGGTGGCCCCATGACCGGCCTTCCCGTTTCCGTGCCCGGTGTCAGCGCTCGCGTGGTGATGCAGATCGGCTGCGGCCCGTACGCGTACATCGTCGTCGACTTCGAACCGCCCGGCGCCGACGGTGCGTCGGAGTTCCTGCACACCGTGCGGGAGGAGCGGCTGCCGCACGAGTTCCTGCCCGCGGTGTTCGAGGGGATCCAGGAGGGGCTGGGCGGGGTGACGGCCCGGGTGCGCGTCACGGACGGCGGCTTCCACGAGGTCGACTCCAGGGACGACGGCTACCGGTTGGCCGGGCTGTACGCGGGCCGGGCCGCGCTCGCGGGCGCCGGACTGGGGCCGCCGCCCGAGAACCAGGGCCGACGGATCAAGGTGAGTTGGCCCGGAAAGCCCCGCCCGACGGCGCAGACGTAGTCGGGACGCGTCAGGCCGCCGCCGGGCCCCGGAGGCCGTGCATCAGGAGGGCCGTGAAGGTGGCCACCCAGACCTCGTCCACCGGTTCGGAGCTCACCAGGGCGCGGTGCACGACCGTGCCGGCAATCACGTCGAAGATCAGGTCCGTGGTGCGGCCCGCGAGGGTCTCGTCCTCCTCGTACGGGAGTTCGCCGCGGGCCTGGGCCCGCTCGCG comes from Streptomyces virginiae and encodes:
- a CDS encoding MFS transporter encodes the protein MPADTQAPGRSAPPPGYRSVFRVREFRTVFAAHLLSVFGVVVAEISLSVLVYRTTGSPLMSALTFALGFLPYVLGGTLLAGIADRHPARRVLVTCDLVCALCAAAMVAPGTPVAVLLVLRCAMAFVAPLFQGTRNASLSDILGTGDAFVLGRSLLRMVAQSAQLIGFGLGGLLLTVLAPRAAIALTAAGFLGSALLLRLGTRSRPARGGARTSPLAGLRAVLGRRRLRALMLLFWLPPVFLVVPEALLAPYADGIGVGTAALGLMMCAMPVGTIAGELWAGSALTARTRSRIVIPLASAGLLPLLLFALRPGLPVVLAALLLAGLAHAYTLGLDQWYVDAVPDELRGRAMTLLSTGLMTLQGVGMALAGLAAEFRPVHEVVTGAGVLGTGVVLLLLAELRSAVRQEERLRDETALAVK
- a CDS encoding DUF3817 domain-containing protein; the protein is MKRSVLTRYRAMAYVTAVMLLILCACMVAKYGFDTGADLTFVVSQAHGVLFMIYLVFAFDLSSKARWSFGKMLWVMLSGTIPVAAFFVERKVRAEVEPLVDDSLATAKA
- a CDS encoding acyl-CoA mutase large subunit family protein — its product is MDADAIEEGRRRWQARYDKARKREADFTTLSGDEVEPVYGPRPGDAYEGFERIGWPGEYPYTRGLHATGYRGRTWTIRQFAGFGNAEQTNERYKMILAAGGGGLSVAFDMPTLMGRDSDDPRSLGEVGHCGVAIDSAADMEILFKDIPLGDVTTSMTISGPAVPAFCMYLVAAERQGVDPAVLNGTLQTDIFKEYIAQKEWLFEPEPHLRLIGDLMEYCTKGIPAYKPLSVSGYHIREAGATAAQELAYTLADGFGYVELGLSRGMDVDAFAPGLSFFFDAHLDFFEEIAKFRAARRIWARWMKEVYGAKSEKSMWLRFHTQTAGVSLTAQQPYNNVVRTAVEALAAVLGGTNSLHTNALDETLALPSEQAAEIALRTQQVLMEETGVANVADPLGGSWFVEQLTDRIEAEAEKIFEQIKERGLRAHPDGQHPIGPITSGILRGIEDGWFTGEIAESAFQYQRSLEKGDKRVVGVNVHHGSVTGDLEILRVSHEVETVQVRELAARKARRDDVKVDAALKAMLDAARDGANMIPAMLDAVRAEATMGEICNVLRDEWGTYTEPPGF
- a CDS encoding MarR family winged helix-turn-helix transcriptional regulator, with amino-acid sequence MPKPLSLPFDPIARADELWQQRWGPVPSMAAITSIMRAHQILLGEVDAVVKPYGLTFARYEALVLLTFSKAGELPMSKIGERLMVHPTSVTNTVDRLVRSGLVAKRPNPNDGRGTLASITEKGREVVEAATKALMAVDFGLGAYDAEECGEIFALLRPLRVAAADFQD